Part of the Paenarthrobacter sp. JL.01a genome is shown below.
TGGTCGCCGAGCACTGTCGTTGAGGCGTAGGCTGGTGGCCTCGTGGCCGCCAGAACAACTGCTCCGCAGACTGCCCCACCGGCGGCTTCCACGGCCCGTGCTGCCTCCGCGAGGGTTGAACCCGTGGTAAGAACGTCGTCCACCAGGATGCATCGCCGGCCCCTGACCTGCCCCGCCCGTCCAGGCTTGACCCGCATGGATCCCCGGACTTTCCGGGCCCGTTCGCCACGTCCCAGCCCCTTTTGGCCGGATGCCCCGTGGGGGCCTTTCCGTTCGAGCACAACGTCCACGGCACTCCTCAGCCAATCCATTACCAGGGTCAGGCTGCCCTTGAGGGACAGCGGAACCCGCACCTTTTCCAACGCGTCCAGATGCCGGTGTTGTGGGTGTATCCGGCGCAAACGCAGGATGAGCAGGATCAGATGCACGGGGCTGAACCCGCGCTGGCGGTACGCCCTGCCGCTGGTCGGGACCGGCACAAGGGTGAAGCCGGCATGATGCCCCAGAGCCACATCCAAAGCCTTGCCCAGGCAACTTGCCAGCACACCGCCCGCACGCCATTGGCCAAAGTGCTTGAAAGAGAGCAGGCACTGAGCCAACTCGTCGCGGTAAGGTCCTGCCGCAACCACTCCGAGTCCGGCCACGCCGTCGACCATGACGAGAGCAGGCGATTGGTGCTCTGCCCGGAAAGGCTGCGCACAAATCCTGCGTATGCGCTTGGAACAATCAGCGCACAGCACCGTGTCTTCGGCGCCA
Proteins encoded:
- a CDS encoding ComF family protein, with translation MIDPPSGPFTGVQPNRRGRDPDLAAPDPVSARRRGRDRNRFGRLVRALEGTLQDFRAVLVPVECICCGAEDTVLCADCSKRIRRICAQPFRAEHQSPALVMVDGVAGLGVVAAGPYRDELAQCLLSFKHFGQWRAGGVLASCLGKALDVALGHHAGFTLVPVPTSGRAYRQRGFSPVHLILLILRLRRIHPQHRHLDALEKVRVPLSLKGSLTLVMDWLRSAVDVVLERKGPHGASGQKGLGRGERARKVRGSMRVKPGRAGQVRGRRCILVDDVLTTGSTLAEAARAVEAAGGAVCGAVVLAATRPPAYASTTVLGDQR